The sequence TGCTAGGGCTAGCAATACTAGTCCTTAACGTGGGGTACTTTTTTACCGCTGCATTTTTGTATGACTTTCCTGCGGCCATAGCGGACGCACCACTTAACATAGTTCAGGGAATTGTAGCCATAGCCTTAACCTTTCCCCTAGCACCAATCATTAAACGAGTATCATCTAATTTTAGATAATGATAAAAACAAAAAGCTCCCTAAAGAGTAGCAGATTTGGATCTGATACTCTTTAGGGAGCTTTTATTCATAAGACTTTACCCTAATGCTTTGTATAGTTCATCAACATCTGGTGGGTCTAAGGGCTTTCTTTCATCGCCCTTCAAAATGACCCTGCCTTCAGAAACTATCTTTCCAACCACAGTTACATCTATTCCACTATCTTTAAGGGTTGCTAACAACGTACTAAGCTTATCTTCTGAAATGGTCATTACCATGACACCACTGGAAATTAACCTATATGGATCCAAGGACAAAAACTCAGATATTTTTAATGTTTCAGCTTTAACTGGTATACTATCTAAATATACTTCCACACCTAAACCTGAAGCTTCTGCTAGTTCCCAGATAGCACCTAATATACCACCTTCAGTAACATCATGCATACTACTCACACCAATTTTCCAAGCTAAGACTCCTTCAGTTACAACACTTATATCATGGGAAAAGGACTGAGCGTTAAAAATCTCCTCAGAAGTGAGTATTGTTGTAAGTTTTTCTTCAAGCTCCTTTGCTATTATAGAGGCACCTTCTAAGCCAGCATGCTTAGTCATAATAACCACATCCCCCAACTGAGCACCTTTAGAAACAACCACTTGACCCTTTAACTGTCTACCTATTGCTGTTCCACTTATTATCATTTGATTGACCGCAGATGAGATTTCCGTATGCCCACCAATGATTTCAACATTAATAGACGCCGCTGCTTTATTCGCGTCTGCCATAACCTGTGCCAATTCCTCTTCAGTTGTTGATGGAGGTGCTAGAATTGTAAGCATTATCCCCAAAGGGTCAACTCCATTTGAAGCAATATCATTACACGAAATATGTACAGCTAAGCTACCTATATCCTTCGTTGTACCTGTTATTGGATCAGTGCTCAGCACACATACATACTCTCCAAAATCAATTACAGAACAATCCTCACCTATATTAGGTCTAACCAAAACTTCTGGCCTATGGTGGGTAATATTTGAATAAACTATTCTACGTAGTACATCACTGGGTATTTTGCCGATTTTCATGTGGACACCTCGCTTTTTTACATATGATAACATTATAACACAACCATATCTAAAAATTAGCATTTAGCATAACAAGCTTAAATAGACTTTTGACACTTAAATATTGCCTCTTGCTAAACATAAGACACAAAAGAACCTAAAAAAGAAAGGATTTCCATCAAAACTGTCGAATTATACATTATATTGCAGTTTTGAAGGAGGGAGAGTATGGAAAAGGGAAAACTAACCATTGCATTATTATTAATGCTTTTTATAACCTTAGTAACCATAGCATTTGGAAACCAAAGGTGGGTAGAAAACTCAAGAAAGTTAGCACAGGCAGAAGGATATACTGGAGCTATAGAAAATAGATTGCCAGAGACATCAGATATGGATGAAGATAAAGACTCTGAAGAAGAAGCCAATGAAGAACCTGGGGAAGAGGATGAATCAGAAGAACCCATTGACCAAGTAGATGTGGAAGACGAAACAAAAACTGTTGCGGAAAAATCAGGCATAAACCCCACATCTAAAACAATGTATACAACCCATGGGTTAAACGTAAGAAGTGATGCAACAACGGAAAGTGAAAGAATCGGATACTACAATGCTGACGAAAAAGTAACAGTAACTGGAGAAGTAAACAATGGATGGGTACAAATAGACTATAATGGACAAACAGGGTACGTCCTTGGAAGTTATTTAACTTCAACAGTACCAACTCAACCAACTCAACCAACTCAACCAACTCAACCAACTCAGCCAAGACAACCTACTCAACCTACTCAGCCAAGTGAACCAAGTGAACCCGACGAAACAACTGAGCCTGATGATGAAAATGGAGAAGGCTCAGATGATGAAAGCAATAACTAACAAACTCTTCTAATCAAGTCAAGCCTTTGAAAAACATAAAATTTTTGTTACATCAACAGCCCAGAACCCTCACGTATTAAATATACGTTGCGGGTCTGGGCTGTTGTGTCTTGAATCTGAAAGATTTTATTCTAGATTTAATTTTTTATGTAGCAAAGTTGTGGTAACAGTAAAGTATGCCGCCGCCGAAATCAATAAATATATGGCAATGGCCAAGAAAATGGTCGAAAAAGTTGAGGGAGGTGGCTCTGTCATGTTACCTAAGTTTTGGCGGAAAAATAAAGTACCAAAAGTAAAAATAGTAAAACCAGTCACAAATTGATTAAACATATATACTAAAGCATACATTGCAAATGATGCAATAAGTTTATTTTTTTGAAACAAGTGCCCCAAACTAATAGCAGTGTATATCATCAATATATTAACAATAATACCTATAATACTCATAACTGGAACCATAGAAACCCCAAAAGAACCAAACACTCCAGTTATCTCTTTAAGAGCAGCTAAAAATGATTCATTTCCCGCTGGCGCTCTGAAGATATCTCCTAGTTTTACTCCGGAAATTATAATAATTGAGGTGAAGGTTGTAACTATACTTACTACTGTCCAGAGAGTAGCAACTAACAGTTTACTAAAAACATGTTTCCATGTCTGGGTTGGTAATGTGAACATCAGATAACCTTCATCTCCAAGTAGGCTTTTGTAAAACCTTTGAATCATTATAATCAAAGTCATTGCCACAACACCAACTATAAGAGCGAAGTAAGCAAAAATTGTGATATAGCTTATTAGTAGCTGCAAACTAAAGGAACTAGAGGATTCAATAAGATAAAATGGTTTTAATAACCTGTTTATCACTGCAAACAAAATAAGTGTAACATATAGGGGAACAAAAAGCCTTGCTGTAGCCTTGATTTCCCACTTAAGAAGTCTTTTTAACATTTAAATACCTCCCTAAACAATAAATCTACAGATTTACCTGATTCTTCACGAATCTCATCTACCCCTTTTGAAAGGAATACCTGGCCATCCTTAAGAAAAACAATGTGATCTAAGATTTTCTCAATATCTGAAATCAAATGGGTGGATATAATAATAGTAGCATTTTCATTGTAGTTATTGATTATAGTATCTAAAATATAGTCCCTAGCAGCAGGGTCTACTCCTCCGATGGGCTCATCTAACAGATAAAGCTCAGCCTTGCGACTCATGACAAGAATTAATTGAACCTTTTCTTTAGTACCCTTAGACATTGTTTTTAATCTATCCTGAGGATTTATACTTAATCGCTGTAACATATCATAGGCTATATCTGCATCAAAATCCTCATAGAAATCTGTGAAGAAACTAACCAGTTCAGAAACCTTCATCCAATCATTTAGATAAGTTCTCTCGGGAAGGTATGAAACTATTTTTTTTGTACCAATACCTGGTTTCTGGCCGGAGATTAATATTTCACCCTCCGAAGGTGTTAGAAGTTCATTGCAAATCTTTATTAAAGTACTCTTTCCACTTCCGTTTGGCCCTAAAAGACCAACAATCTTACCCCTAGGTATTGCTAGACTTACATTTTTCAAGGCTTTTTTAGAGCCAAAACTCTTACTTAAGTTATTACATTCAAGGATATTACTCATAACATTATTCCCCCTCTTTTGACATGGTAGATAGAATCTCTAAAACCTCTTCGTGTTCAAAACCCAATTCCGACATTTTACTTAGAAAATGTTGAATGTGATCCTGGGCCATTTTGGTTTTAATTTTTTTCACCATACTCTTATCCTCCGTAACAAATCTACCGCTGGTGCGGTTGGAATATAACAGACCGTCCTCTTCAAGCTTTGCAAGTGCTCTTTGCATAGTATTGGGATTAACCGATGCTTCTTTTGCTAAATCTCTAACAGAAGGTAACTTTGACCCAAGGGGATAGCCCCCTGAGCAGATTTTTAGCTCAATTTGTTCAATCAGTTGAGTATATATAGGACGATCAGATTGAAGATCCCAAGTCATCTTATCACTCCTTTGTATTATTGTACTAAGCGCTTAATACAATAATACACAATCATTTCTAATTTGTCAAACTTTTATTGAGAAAATTTTAACATAATAAGAAAGAGCCATTTACAAAAAAAAAGCTTAATGTTGAAACTACCCCTAAGAGTTGTGCATAGAAATAAAGGAATACAATTCAAAATTAGACTAAAAGGGGAGAACAATATAAAAAAATCAACTAGGACTAACACTCCCAGCTGATTTTTATTTATAGTTTCATATTTTGTTTGTAAAGTCACTTAAATTTCTGTACTTTTCCTTTTCATAATCCTATATATCTCCAAGGCATTTCTTATAAGAACCTTTAATACTGCATAGGTTGGTATGGCAAGAAGAATACCCGCAAATCCAAATAGTGAGGCTGAAATAAGTATGACCATAATAATCGTTACAGGATGTGTTTGTATTCTTTTACCCATTATTTGGGGAGTGATAAGGTTTCCTTCTAGCTGTTGAACTATAATCATAACTATTAGGATTTTTATCATCATAACATAATTATATGATAAGCCTACTAAGATAGCAGGGATAATCCCAAGAATAGGACCTAAAAAAGGAATTATAGCAGTGATCATTGAAAAAAGAGCAAGAACCAAAGCATATTTCAGCCCAATTACCGTATATCCGAAATACATAAAGACACCTATGATAAGGCAAACAATTGCTTGCCCTGTAATATACGATGACAATGTATTATCAATATCCACTAGAATATCCCTAGCTTCATCCTTGTAATCTTTGGGGAAAAAGTTAATAATTTTTCTTGCAAAAATCTTATCATCCTTTAAGAAATAAAATAAGATAAAAGGAACTATAAGCAAAGCCGTCACTGTACTTGCCACTGTGCTTATTCCGGAGAAGACGCTTTCGCCTATGACAGGTAAACTTTTTTCAAAGAAATTGCTGGCCCTTTGTATAGCATCATCAGTTGCTAAGAAATCTAGATTGCCCGATTTAATAAGGTCTGTTATAGCCATTTCTGAAACATTTACAACCCTTGGTAGTTCCTCAATTAGAAATTGATTAAATTCATTAATTATAGTATTTCCTGCAAGAATCCCTATTAAAACAAGGAGCGCAATTGTTGTAAGAAAGCTTGCGAAAATAGCTACAAGTTTGGGGACACGCTTTTTCATTAGAAAATGAACCAGGGGACGAAGAAGATAATAAAACAACATTGTTATTATTAATGGAAGTGCCACAACCATAAGGGCATTAATCATAGGAGTAAAAATGAAATCCACTTGCCCTAATAGAAATATTATTAAGAGCACCAAAATAAAACCCGTTGAATATTTAAAAAAGCCACCTTTATACCACACACTCATACCCTCCACTTTATACCCTTTAAGAGGTATTTTATTAAACTGCCTCTTCGTTTCTTTCCCAACTTTTATTATTGCCTAACAAACTTAGTTTCAGTTTTTCAATTCTATTCTTTTTCAATTGGAGTATTTCGAATTGCAACTCACCCAATTCTAAAATATATCCTACATGGGGTAAGTAACCTAATTCACCAACAATAAATCCTCCCACTGTGTCAAATTTATCAGTATCAATTGAGATACCAATAAATTCATTGATCATATCAATCCTTACAGTTCCGTATACAATATATTCGTTTTCTTTCACTGCTAAAATTTCTTCATTGTCATCGTCATATTCATCTTCAATATCTCCAAAAACTTCTTCAACTAAGTCTTCAATAGTTACAATACCTGAAGTTCCACCATATTCATCTAAAACTATGGCCATTCTACTTTTCTTACTTCTCATTTCTTCAAAAAGATCCCTAGCTAATTTAAACTCATAGGTAAAATGAGGAGTTTTCATAGAGTCACTTACTAAAAAACTTGATGGGTCATCTACATATAATAAATCTTTTATATTTAAAATCCCAATAATATTATCAGAATTTCCTTCATATACAGGCAATCTTGAAAATTGCTCACGTTTAAAAAGCTCTAAAACTTCATTATAAGTTGAACTGTGACTAATAAAACAAACTTCAGTCCTTGGAATCATGACATCTTTAATATGAACATCTGAAAAATCAAAAACATTCTGTATCATTTGATGTTCTTCTACTTCTAAAATGCCCTCTTCATGGCTGACATTTATCATTGTTTTTAATTCTTTTTCAGTAATCAATGTTCTATTTTCGTCAGGATTTGCCCCCAAAAGGCGAATCAAAAAATCTGTAAGAAAATTGATAGATTTTGTAATAGGGCTTAATAGATACATAGATATATTGATAGTCTTAGAAACCCTTAAAGCTACTTTTTCAGAGTTTTGTGAAGCAAAAGTTTTAGGGGTAATTTCGCCAAATATTAAAACTAAAATAGTCATAACTACTGTGGATATAGTAACACCCTTATCACCATAATAATGAATCGCTAACGAAGTAGCTATTGAAGATGCTGCTATATTAACAATATTATTACCAACTAATATGGTCCCAAGGAGCTTATTAGGGTTTTCTGTTATTTTTTGTAACAACTTAGCTCCTTTAACTTTTTCCTCTACTAAGTTTATAATTCTGATTTTACTCAACGCCATTAATGACGTCTCAGATGAAGAATATAGAGCAGAAAGCATCAACAAAGCCATTAGCAATACAAATTGCCATATACTATCAGGGTCCAATAATCTCACTCTCCTTTTTATGAATATTTTATCACACTTTACCAAAATAGTGGAGATTTATTTAACCACGTGGTCCCGGGTCAGGCAGAGTAATTCACTTTCTGCCCACTGTGAAGAATTAGCATCATTTGGGATGCAAAGTGAATAAGGTCATATATCTCAAATGTATCTTTACCAATATCGCCATAAAGAGTTTGGGTAGATGTAAAACCACTTTTAACAATGCAAAAAAATCTCCCTTGACTAATCGTCAAGGGAGATTTTTTTAATAGCAGAAACTCTAAAAGTCATAAGTAAGCTTTTTCCCATACACACTTTCCCACTCAATGCTAAATTTTTCTACACTTGCCCCTGTAAGAGGATGGTTTACTAGAGTCTCAACTAAATCAAGGGGAGCGGTAATTGTGTGGGCGCCTGCTAAGCATGCTTTGTGGATTTGCTCAGTGTTTTTAAAACTTGCCCCAAGCACCTTTATATCTAGATTATGAGTTGAAATAATTCTAGATATATCTTCAACTACCTTGACTCCATCACCTATTATGTTATCAATTCTGTTGATATATGGTGCTGCATAACTAGCACCAGCCCTAGCTGCCATCACTACCTGTTGTGGTGTAAAAATAGCTGTAGCAGTTGTAGCAACACCCATGCTTTTGAGTACCTTCATTGCCTTGATTCCCTCTGGAATTACAGGTATTTTCACATAAAAATTATCACCCATCAGCTGATTCAAATATACTCCCTCTCTAACAATATCGTCAGCCTTCAACCCCACTGTCTGGACATGAAGCATCCTGCCGGAACCAATAGTATCTTTTATATCACATATTCGACTTAGAAAATTGGTGTTCTCCCTAGCAATAATAGAAGGATTTGTTGTTACTCCCTCTATAGGGTACAAATCTATCCCTTTCTTAATATCTTCTAGATTTGCTGTATCTAGTAATAAAAGCATAATATACCTCCTTCAACTGAGCTATTTATTAATTTTATATTGACCAAGTCTGGATTTATTCCCATTTGGTCAAATAAATTATAACCATTAGTTCAAAATTTCCCCGTTGAATAGGAAGCTAAATGTAAACTGAGATGGAATAATCCTTTTAGTTCCCAATATAATTTAGTAAAACACAAATGTAATATAGATTAATAGTTCAATTTTTCAATTAAAGAAGCAGAAAAGGGTGAAAAAATGGAACTAAATGAAAGGTGTTTAGGGATACTCCAATATCTGAAGAAAAATAGAGACTACACCAAAGTATCTGATCTGGCACAGGCATTTAATGTTACCGCTAGGTCTATTAGGAATGATATTGATAAGCTTGAAACCTTTATGAGACAAAATGGATATGGACCATTTGAAAAACAGCACAACAAGGGGATAAGGCTTAAAGAAAATGATGGGATAAAAAAATTCATTGATCAGGTTATATGTAATGACACTCCATTCAAATACTTTTATTCAAAAGAAGAAAGACCTAAGTTCATGATAACTAAACTCATACAAGCTACAGAACCTATAAACATCAGTTACTTTGAACAAAAGCTAAGTATTTCAAGAAATACTGTGTTAAAAGAGCTAAATAGTATTGAAAAATGGCTTGAAAATAGAAGTTTGAAATTGATAAGAAAGCCTAAGGTTGGACTATACGTAGAAGGTGCTGAAATAGATAAACGGAAGGTCATAATAGAAGTTACCTCCGAAACAATATCCACCGAAGAGATATTTAGCTATGTTAACAACAAGGTAGCGCAAAGTAAACTCAATAATTTACAGTTTGATATCCTCTTTTCAGAAGTTGACATAGATTTCTTAAATAACTTACTTATCTTTGCAGAAAAAGAACTACTAAGAGAATTCAGTGATGAAGCATACAGTAACTTGCTCACACATCTATCAATCATGATTAAAAGGATACAGCTAAATAAAAAATTGTACCTACCTGATAACATATTTAGAACAGATGAAAACAGCAAAGATTTTGAAGTCGCGAAAAAAATGGTAAAAGAGATAGAAAAGAAATTTTCCATAAAAGTACCTAAGGAAGAAATTCAATACATAGCCCTTCACCTTCTAGGTGCTAAAACATTTAAATCTTCAGAAGTGAGACAAGAAGATGGATTAAGCGATGTTGCGTATAAGATGACTGAAGAAATCGAGAAGATCTATGGTATTACCTTTAAAGAAAAAAGGACTGTTCTAGAAGGATTACTTGTCCATCTAAGACCCGCTATTTACAGGGTGAAATTTGGACTTAAACTATACAACCCTCTCTTTGAGCAAATAGTGACTAAGTACAAAGACCTATTTTTAAATACAAAATTAGTTTGTAAACACCTTGAAGAGTACATCAACTCCGAAATAAGTGAACATGAAATATCGTATATAACCCTTCATTTTGGTGCCGCCCTTGAAAATCATAAGGAACGCAAAGCAAACCCTGCTAGAATTATTTTAGTATGTGGTACAGGGATAGGTACTGCTAAAATTCTAGGAACACAACTAAAAAGGGAATTTGAGGTTGAAATTGTAGGCTATGTCTCAAGCCGGGCAGCAAAAACATTAGCAAAAAGAGATTACGACCTTATTGTAAGCACCATTGATATACCTGATTTATCTGAAAATGAGTATATAAAGATAAGTACATTGCTCACCAGAAGGGATATAGAAAAACTTAGTCAACACATCAGAGCGAGATATACGAGAAAAGACGAAGAAATAACCCTTGAAAAGCTACTGCATGTCATCGAAAGAAACTGCGCTATCTTAGATAGACAACAATTAGAAGTAGAACTTTTATACACCATAAAAGGCAATGGATTCAAAACCTATGAAGAAAGGAAGAGTAAAATGCTTGGAGACCTATTGACTAAAGATACCATCAAACTAAATAAAGAATTTACAGATTGGAAAGAGGCTATCTTAGCTGCAGCTCAGTTACTCCTAGACAAAGATATGATAAAAGAAAGTTATGTAAAGGCCATCTTTGATAACTTTCAACAGCTAGGGCCATATATGGTTGTTGCCCCTGGCATAGTTTTAGCCCATGCAAGACCTGAAGATGGTGTCAGTAAAGTATGCATGAGTCTTTTGACTTTGAAAGAGCCCATCAAATTCGGAAGTGAAACCAATGATCCAGTAAAGCTTGTGATAGTCTTTGGAGCAGAGGATGACAAAGGGCATCTAAAAGCTTTATCACAACTTATGGATTTGTTATTAAACCATAAAGACCTTTCAGATGTAATCAACGCCAAAAAAACTGAAGATGTTATATCAATAGTGCAAAGCTACTCTCAAAAGTAAAAAAAAGAGGAGGTGGAAAAATGAAGATTTTGGTGGCGTGTGGTAGTGGGTTAGGAAGCAGCTTCATGATGGAAATGAATGTAGTTAAAGTTTTAAAAGAGTTAGGGGTAGAAAACTTTGAGGTGGATCACTGTGATCTTTCTTCAGCAGCTACAATCAAAGCAGATATTTATATAGGAACAAGGGATATAGCAAGTAATTTAACTTCATTAGGTGATACCATTTCCCTGAACAGTATGATCGACTTAAATGAACTACGGGAGAAATTAGAAGGGATGCTGAAACAAAAAGGATTACTATAAAAGGAGGAATGAAAAATGTTAAAGCTGATTCTCGACATCCTTAGTGTACCTGCAATATTAGTTGGTCTTATAGCTTTATTAGGACTTGTAATGCAGAAAAAATCTACATCAGATATTTTGAAAGGAACCATCAAGACCATTCTTGGTTTCTTAGTACTTGGTGGAGGGGCTGGAATAGCAGTAGGAGCCCTAGAAAACTTCGGACTTATGTTCCAACAGGCATTCAATGTTCAAGGAGTCGTTCCACATAATGAGGCAGTTGTTGCATTAGCCCTTGAAACATACGGTACAACAACGGCATATATAATGGCATTTGGTATGCTTGCAAACATACTAATTGCAAAATTTACTAGGCTTAAATATATCTTCCTAACAGGGCACCATACCCTTTATATGGCATGTCTAATAGCAGTTATTTTAATGGTATCAGGATTAGAAGGCTTTGTACTTATCTTAATAGGTGCATTAGTACTAGGTTTGACAATGGCATTTTTCCCAGCTATAGCCCAACCTACCATGAGAAGAATAACTGGAACTGATGATGTGGCATTTGGTCACTTCGGTACAGCAGGTTATGTGCTTTCTGCTTGGGTTGGAAAATTAGTAGGTAAGGGCTCTAGATCTACAGAAGAAATGAATTTCCCTAAAGGTCTTGGCTTCCTAAGGGACAGCACAGTGGCAGTTGCAATAGTTATGGGTATATTTTACATCATAGTAGCAGTAGGTAGTGGGGCTGCATTTGTTAGTGATTTAAGTGGGGGACAAAATCATATTATTTTTGCCATAATCCAAGCAATCACTTTTGCTGGTGGAGTTTATGTAATACTACAAGGTGTACGCTTAATCCTAGCCGAAATAGTCCCAGCATTTAAAGGAATATCTGAGAGATTAGTTCCAGATGCAAAACCTGCCCTTGACTGCCCAGTAGTATTTCCATATGCTCCAAATGCAGTACTAATAGGATTTTTATCTAGTTTCGTAGCAGGTATCGTTGGTATGTTCATATTGATTAGCCTAGATGCCACAGTTATCCTCCCAGGGGTAGTGCCACATTTTTTCTGTGGGGCAACTGCCGGGGTATTCGGTAACGCAACAGGTGGTAGACGTGGTGCGGTTATAGGAGCATTTGCTCAAGGCCTCTTAATAACATTCCTACCAGTATTACTAATGCCAGTACTTGGTGATTTAGGATTTGCCAACACAACTTTTAGTGACGCTGACTTCGGTATAGTGGGAATTTTACTTGGTAACCTAGCAAAACTGTTTATGAACTAATTATACAAAGGACCGTATGAGGGGTAAAAAAAAATACAGCCCCTTATACGGTCTCTTTATTCTCTATAAACAATATCATTGATCAAATGACTTATCAAATGAGGTGGTTACATGAGAAAAAGTAAGCTAATAACCTTAAAAAAACTAGCTATACAAGCTAGAAAAGACTGTATGGAAACACAAATAACAGTGGGCTCAGGACACCTAGGTGGGTCTTTCTCAGCATTAGAGATGATGATATATCTATACTTCGAGGAAATGAATATAGACCCCAAAAAACCTTGGAAGAATGATAGAGATATATTCATACTAAGTAAAGGCCATGCATCCTTAGGTTATTACTGTGTTTTAGCGCAAAGGGGGTACATTCCAAAGGAAGAACTAAAGACATATAGAAAAGTAAACTCAAGACTTCAAGGTCATACCCACGCTGATGTATTACCTGGGGTAGAATGTAGCACAGGTTCATTAGGGCAAGGACTGTCCTTTGCACTGGGAATGGCCCTAGGATATAAAAGAAAGGACATGAGCAATAGAGTATTCGTCATAGTCGGAGATGGAGAGATGCAAGAAGGACAAAACTGGGAAGCTTTAATGATGCAAGGGCGGTTAAAATTAGACAATTTGATACCTATAATTGACTACAACAGGTTACAACTAGATGACTGCATAGATGAGGTGCTGGGCGCATTTAAATTAAAACAGAAACTAGAAGCCTTTGATCAAAATGTTATAGAAATAGACGGTCATGACTTTGAAGATATAAAAAGGGCTTTTGATAATATAAAAGTAGGTAGAGCAAATATAATCCTTGCTAATACTGTGAAGGGGAAAGGGATATCATTTATGGAAAATAGTGTTCCCTGGCATGCACAAAAATTGACCCAAGAAGAATACAAAGGGGCATTAGAAGAGCTTGAAAAAATGGAGGTGACCCTAAATGACTAAAATAATTGCACCTAGGGATGCCTATGGGGAAATACTAGCTGACCTAGGACAAAACAAAGATATCTTTGTCCTTAATGGGGATGTGGCTACAGCTACAAAAACCATCCATTTTTCTAAGAAATATCCTGAAAGATATTTAAATACAGGTATAGCTGAGCAAAACATGATTGGAATGGCAGCTGGCTTAGCACGAAGTGGCTTTGTACCAGTAGTTAGTACATTTGCATGTTTTGCACCAGGGAGGGTTTATGACCAGATTAGGCAGGTAGTAGCTTACTCAAACTCAAATGTCAAAATAATGTCTACACACCCAGGATTAGCTATAGGGGCAGATGGGGCAATACATCAGTGTTTAGATGATATATCACTAATGAGAGAGCTGCCAAATATGGTGGTGCTAGCCCCATCGGATCAAGTGGAAACAAAAAAGGCAGTGGCTATAGCATTAGAACACAAAGGGCCTGTGTATGTCAGAATAGGAAGAAAGGAATGCCCATTGCTTTTTGATGAAAACATTGAGTTTAGGATTGGTAAAGGCTATACAATAAAAGATGGTCATGATATCACACTTATGGCCCACGGGTCCATGGTTGGAGTGGTATACGAAGGGGCAAAAGCACTACAAAAAGAAGGTATAGAAGCTAGGGTCATAAATATGTCATCAATTAAACCCATAGATGTGGAACTGATTATAAAGGCAGCAAAAGAAACTGCAGGGATAGTAACAGCTGAAGACCATTTCTTATACGGAGGTTTGTATAGTGCAGTTTGTGAAATTACTAGCCAGCAATCCCCTTGCAAAGTAAAAGGAATAGCAGTTAACGACACATTTGGAGAATCAGGTTCACCCCAAGACCTCTATGAAAAATACGGATTAACCAAGGAGAATGTGATGAACAAGGCAAAGGAAATACTGGAATACTAGCATAGGATCCTGGTCAGGCTGCGAGAAGAGCCTTGTTGACAAAACAACAATCCTTGATCAACCAGATGCCAAAGCCAAATATTAGAAAAATATCATAATTAAAACATAAAAAAACTAGCACTGTTGTGCTAGTTTTTTTACGAACAAGAGGAAGGCTAAATCCATCAAGCCTTACCGGGTCTCCAACGCTTAAGTGTTGGAAGTTGTTCTTCCAACAT comes from Alkalicella caledoniensis and encodes:
- a CDS encoding transaldolase family protein; translation: MLLLLDTANLEDIKKGIDLYPIEGVTTNPSIIARENTNFLSRICDIKDTIGSGRMLHVQTVGLKADDIVREGVYLNQLMGDNFYVKIPVIPEGIKAMKVLKSMGVATTATAIFTPQQVVMAARAGASYAAPYINRIDNIIGDGVKVVEDISRIISTHNLDIKVLGASFKNTEQIHKACLAGAHTITAPLDLVETLVNHPLTGASVEKFSIEWESVYGKKLTYDF
- a CDS encoding BglG family transcription antiterminator, whose translation is MELNERCLGILQYLKKNRDYTKVSDLAQAFNVTARSIRNDIDKLETFMRQNGYGPFEKQHNKGIRLKENDGIKKFIDQVICNDTPFKYFYSKEERPKFMITKLIQATEPINISYFEQKLSISRNTVLKELNSIEKWLENRSLKLIRKPKVGLYVEGAEIDKRKVIIEVTSETISTEEIFSYVNNKVAQSKLNNLQFDILFSEVDIDFLNNLLIFAEKELLREFSDEAYSNLLTHLSIMIKRIQLNKKLYLPDNIFRTDENSKDFEVAKKMVKEIEKKFSIKVPKEEIQYIALHLLGAKTFKSSEVRQEDGLSDVAYKMTEEIEKIYGITFKEKRTVLEGLLVHLRPAIYRVKFGLKLYNPLFEQIVTKYKDLFLNTKLVCKHLEEYINSEISEHEISYITLHFGAALENHKERKANPARIILVCGTGIGTAKILGTQLKREFEVEIVGYVSSRAAKTLAKRDYDLIVSTIDIPDLSENEYIKISTLLTRRDIEKLSQHIRARYTRKDEEITLEKLLHVIERNCAILDRQQLEVELLYTIKGNGFKTYEERKSKMLGDLLTKDTIKLNKEFTDWKEAILAAAQLLLDKDMIKESYVKAIFDNFQQLGPYMVVAPGIVLAHARPEDGVSKVCMSLLTLKEPIKFGSETNDPVKLVIVFGAEDDKGHLKALSQLMDLLLNHKDLSDVINAKKTEDVISIVQSYSQK
- a CDS encoding PTS sugar transporter subunit IIB, translated to MKILVACGSGLGSSFMMEMNVVKVLKELGVENFEVDHCDLSSAATIKADIYIGTRDIASNLTSLGDTISLNSMIDLNELREKLEGMLKQKGLL
- a CDS encoding PTS ascorbate transporter subunit IIC; translation: MLKLILDILSVPAILVGLIALLGLVMQKKSTSDILKGTIKTILGFLVLGGGAGIAVGALENFGLMFQQAFNVQGVVPHNEAVVALALETYGTTTAYIMAFGMLANILIAKFTRLKYIFLTGHHTLYMACLIAVILMVSGLEGFVLILIGALVLGLTMAFFPAIAQPTMRRITGTDDVAFGHFGTAGYVLSAWVGKLVGKGSRSTEEMNFPKGLGFLRDSTVAVAIVMGIFYIIVAVGSGAAFVSDLSGGQNHIIFAIIQAITFAGGVYVILQGVRLILAEIVPAFKGISERLVPDAKPALDCPVVFPYAPNAVLIGFLSSFVAGIVGMFILISLDATVILPGVVPHFFCGATAGVFGNATGGRRGAVIGAFAQGLLITFLPVLLMPVLGDLGFANTTFSDADFGIVGILLGNLAKLFMN
- a CDS encoding transketolase, giving the protein MRKSKLITLKKLAIQARKDCMETQITVGSGHLGGSFSALEMMIYLYFEEMNIDPKKPWKNDRDIFILSKGHASLGYYCVLAQRGYIPKEELKTYRKVNSRLQGHTHADVLPGVECSTGSLGQGLSFALGMALGYKRKDMSNRVFVIVGDGEMQEGQNWEALMMQGRLKLDNLIPIIDYNRLQLDDCIDEVLGAFKLKQKLEAFDQNVIEIDGHDFEDIKRAFDNIKVGRANIILANTVKGKGISFMENSVPWHAQKLTQEEYKGALEELEKMEVTLND
- a CDS encoding transketolase family protein; this encodes MTKIIAPRDAYGEILADLGQNKDIFVLNGDVATATKTIHFSKKYPERYLNTGIAEQNMIGMAAGLARSGFVPVVSTFACFAPGRVYDQIRQVVAYSNSNVKIMSTHPGLAIGADGAIHQCLDDISLMRELPNMVVLAPSDQVETKKAVAIALEHKGPVYVRIGRKECPLLFDENIEFRIGKGYTIKDGHDITLMAHGSMVGVVYEGAKALQKEGIEARVINMSSIKPIDVELIIKAAKETAGIVTAEDHFLYGGLYSAVCEITSQQSPCKVKGIAVNDTFGESGSPQDLYEKYGLTKENVMNKAKEILEY